A region of Crenobacter cavernae DNA encodes the following proteins:
- a CDS encoding SOS response-associated peptidase family protein has product MAMCGRFNTLDTQELRELLQRLGVQALPEFRRDICPGQYAHFVIERNGERQLLNGMWSLLIEPRPSGVGFRPKPKYSTLNARSDNLMTLKSWRERYPRQRAIVPATAFHEWRDGQCYAITQPGAVAFGSLYELWPYGEQLVPAFSIITVPPHPKLSHIHEKSLPLLLEPGDFDTWLSPEFSHVDDFADLLQPRLRRPLLVTPVDSPKGLNPVGETEFIAAD; this is encoded by the coding sequence ATGGCGATGTGCGGTCGTTTCAACACTCTAGATACACAGGAACTGCGGGAGCTACTGCAGCGGCTTGGCGTCCAGGCGCTGCCCGAGTTCCGGCGCGACATCTGTCCGGGTCAATACGCTCACTTCGTCATCGAGCGTAACGGCGAGCGCCAGTTGTTGAACGGGATGTGGTCGTTACTCATCGAGCCCCGCCCGAGCGGCGTCGGGTTCCGGCCCAAGCCGAAATACAGCACGTTGAACGCGCGCAGCGATAACCTGATGACCCTCAAGTCGTGGCGCGAGCGCTATCCGCGTCAGCGTGCCATCGTCCCGGCCACCGCGTTTCACGAATGGCGAGACGGTCAGTGCTACGCGATTACGCAACCGGGGGCCGTTGCATTCGGCAGTCTCTACGAGTTGTGGCCATACGGCGAGCAGCTGGTACCCGCGTTCAGCATCATCACCGTCCCGCCCCATCCCAAACTTTCCCATATCCACGAAAAAAGCCTGCCGTTGCTGTTGGAGCCGGGAGATTTCGACACCTGGTTGAGCCCCGAGTTTAGCCATGTCGACGATTTCGCCGACTTGCTGCAGCCGCGACTGCGCCGGCCGTTGCTGGTCACGCCGGTCGACAGTCCGAAAGGGTTGAACCCGGTGGGCGAGACAGAATTCATTGCGGCGGATTGA
- a CDS encoding LexA family protein: MLQPVSPPEPEVAEARTTGFPSPATDYRKRRLDITAYLVRNPAATFLFKARGDALARSGIHDGDILVVDKSVEPRPGQVVVVFGHGERLVKRLVGRAGRLLLVSDDPLTPALELRPDGEFTVWGVVVGTFKRVPA; encoded by the coding sequence TTGCTCCAGCCGGTGTCGCCGCCTGAGCCAGAGGTTGCCGAAGCGCGCACTACCGGCTTCCCGTCGCCTGCCACAGATTACCGGAAGCGTCGACTAGACATCACCGCCTACCTGGTGCGAAACCCCGCCGCGACCTTCCTGTTCAAGGCCCGGGGGGACGCGCTGGCTAGGTCCGGTATCCACGACGGCGACATCCTGGTCGTCGACAAGAGCGTCGAGCCCAGACCAGGCCAGGTTGTCGTGGTGTTTGGGCACGGTGAACGGCTGGTCAAGCGTCTCGTCGGCCGCGCCGGCCGCCTGCTTCTGGTCAGCGACGACCCGCTCACCCCGGCGCTGGAGCTGAGGCCGGATGGCGAGTTTACCGTTTGGGGCGTCGTCGTCGGCACGTTCAAGCGGGTCCCCGCTTGA